One window from the genome of Haladaptatus paucihalophilus DX253 encodes:
- a CDS encoding rhomboid family intramembrane serine protease has product MAQCDVCGQDENMPYQCRMCGGTFCAEHRLPENHSCPGLNQWNDPKGVFDSGFDDSANKQGGGRFSVDTSPGGPLSYFRGNMTFVFLTLMVGTFIAEVFVINVMGDAQLFSELFVLQSTHIGRVWTWVTSIFAHNPTGFTHILFNGIALYFFGPVLERRIGSKKFTALFLGSGILAGLAQVGIVAMMGSTSAVLGASGAIMAVMGVLTVLNPNMKILIYFIIPMPLWLATALFAVYSGFASVIGGAGAGGVAQLAHLTGLGIGLLYGAKLKREGKRGPSELDIGGRRGGGMGGRRRF; this is encoded by the coding sequence ATGGCGCAATGCGACGTGTGTGGGCAGGACGAGAACATGCCGTACCAGTGTCGAATGTGCGGCGGGACGTTCTGCGCCGAACACCGACTGCCGGAAAACCACTCCTGTCCGGGGTTGAATCAGTGGAACGACCCGAAGGGAGTGTTCGACAGCGGCTTCGACGATAGCGCGAACAAGCAGGGCGGTGGTCGGTTCAGCGTGGACACGAGTCCCGGCGGACCGCTGAGCTACTTCCGCGGGAACATGACGTTCGTGTTCCTCACGCTGATGGTGGGGACGTTCATCGCCGAGGTGTTCGTCATCAACGTCATGGGCGACGCCCAGTTGTTCTCCGAACTGTTCGTCCTCCAATCGACACACATCGGACGGGTTTGGACGTGGGTCACGTCCATCTTCGCCCACAACCCGACCGGCTTCACGCACATCCTCTTCAACGGCATCGCGCTGTACTTCTTCGGCCCCGTGTTGGAACGGCGCATCGGGAGCAAGAAGTTCACGGCGCTGTTCCTCGGCAGCGGCATCCTCGCCGGGTTGGCGCAGGTCGGCATCGTCGCGATGATGGGCAGCACCTCCGCCGTTCTCGGCGCGAGCGGCGCTATCATGGCGGTCATGGGCGTCCTCACGGTGCTGAACCCGAACATGAAGATTCTCATCTACTTCATCATCCCGATGCCCCTCTGGCTCGCGACGGCCCTCTTCGCCGTCTACTCCGGATTCGCCAGCGTCATCGGCGGTGCGGGTGCGGGCGGCGTCGCCCAACTGGCCCACCTCACCGGACTGGGAATCGGTCTGCTCTACGGCGCGAAACTGAAGAGGGAAGGAAAGCGCGGCCCCTCCGAGTTGGACATCGGTGGACGGCGGGGCGGCGGCATGGGCGGACGTAGGCGATTCTGA
- a CDS encoding class I SAM-dependent methyltransferase, producing the protein MKKPGEVFADSSLYDPGIEAIVPRYDELHDAILNSPPQDRTEEIRVLELGAGTGELTAKLLTRFPESTVLAVDHSEGMLAEAERKLETFGDRADIVQGTFPDDYPTASDEFDLVITSLAVHHLPSAEKRTLFDSLADALVPGGWFVNGDVIRFDASHLETVSSAMIANWVRSKGWEEEEFMNRWQASDEFDDPDALTDQLLWLREAGFESVTSVWQYYNFAVYGARKPA; encoded by the coding sequence ATGAAAAAGCCCGGCGAAGTGTTCGCGGATTCGAGCCTCTACGACCCCGGTATCGAGGCCATCGTCCCGCGGTACGACGAACTTCACGACGCGATTTTGAACTCGCCGCCGCAGGACCGAACCGAGGAGATACGCGTCCTCGAACTCGGTGCGGGGACGGGCGAACTCACGGCGAAACTGCTGACCCGCTTTCCGGAGAGCACGGTCCTTGCGGTGGACCACAGCGAGGGAATGCTCGCCGAGGCCGAGCGAAAACTGGAGACGTTCGGGGACCGCGCCGACATCGTGCAGGGAACCTTCCCGGACGACTATCCGACGGCGAGCGACGAGTTCGACCTCGTAATCACCTCGCTCGCGGTCCACCACCTCCCGTCGGCGGAAAAACGGACCCTCTTCGACTCGCTCGCCGACGCCCTCGTTCCCGGCGGATGGTTCGTCAACGGCGACGTGATTCGATTCGACGCGTCGCACCTCGAAACGGTCTCGTCGGCGATGATAGCGAACTGGGTTCGCTCGAAGGGCTGGGAGGAAGAGGAGTTCATGAACCGCTGGCAGGCCAGCGACGAGTTCGACGACCCGGACGCGCTGACGGACCAACTGCTGTGGCTTCGAGAGGCCGGATTCGAGTCGGTGACGTCGGTCTGGCAGTACTACAACTTCGCCGTCTACGGCGCGCGGAAACCGGCCTGA
- a CDS encoding DUF5788 family protein, translating to MKGYERKGLLERVEREGATVGASIPETISVQGQDIDLREFVFEIKRLDTVPPGERERVEQAKTNLRRERLQRKERLEEADISFEEGERLVESIIGIDRALNALESLGATNLEAEEKAKEAADQKRWVSFLQKALGKESAGKRSRL from the coding sequence GTGAAGGGGTACGAACGCAAAGGATTGCTGGAACGGGTCGAGCGGGAGGGCGCGACCGTCGGCGCATCGATTCCCGAGACGATTTCGGTCCAGGGACAGGACATCGACCTCCGGGAGTTCGTCTTCGAAATCAAGCGGCTGGACACGGTTCCCCCGGGAGAACGGGAGCGCGTGGAGCAGGCGAAGACGAACCTCCGCCGAGAACGGCTCCAGCGCAAGGAACGACTCGAAGAGGCGGACATCAGCTTCGAGGAAGGCGAGCGACTGGTCGAGAGCATCATCGGCATCGACCGAGCGCTGAACGCGCTCGAAAGCCTCGGGGCGACGAACCTCGAAGCCGAAGAGAAGGCGAAGGAGGCGGCCGACCAGAAGCGGTGGGTGTCGTTCCTCCAGAAAGCGCTCGGGAAGGAGAGCGCCGGAAAACGGTCTCGACTATGA
- the polX gene encoding DNA polymerase/3'-5' exonuclease PolX — translation MTRNAEVAALFEEYADLVEAQDVQYKPQAYRRAADNIRDYPEDIEELAAEGPDAVGQIPQVGDSIASKVIEYFETGEIEELEEERANLPVEMAELTRVEGVGPKTVGDLYHELGVQTLDDLEDAARKGKIQEIKGYGPKSEQNILDGIEFARTVRGRELLGDARPVGEQVLAFFDEIPTVGRHELAGSLRRWRETIGDIDVLAESEEKEAVIDAFTDWGRATEVIEAGTDKAAVRVSDMRIDLRVVVPEEFGSALQYFTGSKNHNITLRNYAIEQGYKVNEYGVFDVSDVENPDAGQRVGERVAGETEASMYDALGLPLIPPEMREDNGEIDAALAGDLPDLIEEGDVRGDLHLHTNWSDGNDTIAEMVEGAADFGHDYIAISDHATGSGMVGGVGLDDEELEAQIDEVRAVAEDAAIDVFTGVEANIDPDGGISVGDDVLADLDIVVASPHSGLDGDGTDRLIRAIEHPSVDILGHPSGRLINRRPGHDFDVRAVARAAADNGVALEINSNPHRLDLWGAAVQVAVEEGATIAIDTDAHSPAEYRNVRYGVHTARRGWAEAADVLNARDAAGVRGFLH, via the coding sequence ATGACTCGAAACGCCGAAGTCGCGGCGCTGTTCGAGGAGTACGCCGATTTGGTCGAAGCACAGGACGTGCAGTACAAGCCACAGGCCTATCGCCGCGCCGCGGACAACATCCGCGACTACCCCGAGGACATCGAGGAGTTGGCGGCCGAGGGTCCCGATGCAGTCGGGCAAATCCCGCAGGTCGGCGACTCCATCGCGAGCAAGGTCATCGAGTACTTCGAGACGGGCGAAATCGAGGAACTCGAAGAGGAACGCGCGAACCTCCCGGTCGAGATGGCGGAACTGACGCGCGTCGAGGGCGTCGGCCCGAAGACGGTCGGCGACCTCTATCACGAACTCGGCGTGCAGACGCTGGACGATTTGGAGGACGCCGCCCGCAAGGGGAAGATTCAGGAGATAAAGGGCTACGGTCCCAAATCGGAGCAGAACATCCTCGACGGCATCGAGTTCGCGCGGACGGTTCGCGGACGGGAACTGCTCGGCGACGCCCGTCCGGTCGGCGAGCAGGTGCTCGCCTTCTTCGACGAGATACCGACCGTCGGGCGACACGAACTCGCCGGGTCGCTCCGCCGCTGGCGCGAGACCATCGGCGACATCGACGTCCTCGCCGAGAGCGAGGAGAAGGAGGCGGTCATCGACGCCTTCACCGACTGGGGGCGGGCGACGGAGGTTATCGAGGCGGGGACGGACAAGGCCGCCGTCCGCGTCTCCGACATGCGAATCGACCTCCGGGTCGTCGTTCCCGAGGAGTTCGGCAGCGCCCTCCAGTACTTCACGGGAAGCAAGAATCACAACATCACCCTCAGAAACTACGCGATAGAGCAGGGCTACAAGGTGAACGAGTACGGCGTGTTCGATGTGAGTGATGTCGAAAACCCCGACGCTGGCCAGCGCGTCGGCGAGCGCGTCGCGGGCGAGACGGAAGCCAGCATGTACGACGCCCTCGGTTTGCCCCTGATTCCGCCCGAAATGCGCGAGGACAACGGCGAAATCGACGCCGCCCTCGCCGGGGACCTGCCCGACCTCATCGAAGAAGGTGACGTGCGCGGCGACCTGCACCTGCACACGAACTGGTCGGACGGGAACGACACTATCGCGGAGATGGTCGAAGGGGCCGCCGACTTCGGTCACGACTACATCGCCATCTCCGACCACGCGACGGGTTCGGGAATGGTCGGCGGCGTCGGCTTGGACGACGAGGAACTCGAAGCACAGATAGACGAGGTTCGAGCGGTCGCCGAGGATGCCGCCATCGACGTGTTCACGGGCGTCGAGGCGAACATCGACCCGGACGGGGGGATCAGCGTCGGCGACGACGTGCTCGCCGACTTGGACATCGTGGTCGCCTCGCCGCACAGCGGTCTCGACGGCGACGGAACCGACCGCCTGATTCGAGCGATAGAGCATCCGAGCGTCGATATTCTGGGCCACCCGAGCGGTCGGCTCATCAACCGCCGTCCCGGTCACGATTTCGACGTCCGAGCGGTGGCGCGCGCCGCCGCGGACAACGGCGTCGCGCTGGAGATCAACAGCAACCCCCACCGACTCGACCTCTGGGGTGCGGCGGTACAGGTGGCGGTGGAGGAAGGTGCCACCATCGCCATCGACACCGACGCCCACAGCCCCGCGGAATACCGGAACGTCAGGTACGGCGTTCACACCGCACGACGGGGGTGGGCCGAGGCCGCGGACGTGCTCAACGCCCGCGACGCGGCGGGCGTCCGCGGGTTCCTTCACTGA
- a CDS encoding Mut7-C RNAse domain-containing protein translates to MGRRFFLDVMLGSLSTYLRMCGYDAAYALDRGVEADDAILELAGTEDRTLVTRDVQLAERADDAFLIESLDVRDQLRELRNDGVNLSLSEPARCSSCNGKLVRDDGPAPDHAPDGKPVWRCRDCGKRFWKGSHWESVERTLSEL, encoded by the coding sequence ATGGGTCGCCGCTTCTTTCTCGACGTGATGCTTGGGTCGCTCTCGACGTACCTCCGCATGTGCGGGTACGATGCGGCGTACGCGCTGGATAGGGGCGTCGAGGCGGACGACGCGATTCTCGAACTGGCCGGAACGGAGGACAGGACGCTCGTGACGCGGGACGTGCAACTGGCCGAGCGCGCCGACGACGCCTTCCTCATCGAATCGCTCGACGTCCGCGACCAACTCCGCGAACTCCGGAACGACGGGGTGAACCTCTCGCTGTCCGAACCCGCGCGGTGTTCTTCCTGTAACGGAAAACTGGTTCGGGACGACGGACCCGCGCCAGACCACGCGCCGGACGGCAAACCCGTCTGGCGGTGTCGAGACTGTGGAAAGCGGTTCTGGAAAGGGAGCCACTGGGAGTCGGTCGAGCGGACGCTTTCGGAGTTGTAG
- a CDS encoding DUF7139 domain-containing protein, whose protein sequence is MTSLGETYEGHGGVKKRPRRLYLGVGLFLVGSLLVVVGILAATTNSFAAMGLDNYGSYRLAGITAGLGVPAVFVGVFVVLPATSDRVRAAAAIGSSITILGVAMFWYAYPQHWRGHGEHLTLPVVAVYFTGLITTFWCLFSAVVNFKTRNDPGGTVTMEVTRKGETKIVEVEKPSGLGGIGVFGDDPVGTEAVSDGGAASDDISSPVDTAGQGTSGTAATESTPANPTDAYCGNCAHFDYVRTDSGMTPYCGLHDRRMTDMDACERWESNR, encoded by the coding sequence ATGACAAGCCTCGGGGAAACGTACGAAGGGCACGGCGGCGTGAAAAAACGCCCCCGACGCCTCTATCTCGGCGTCGGCCTGTTTCTCGTCGGGTCGTTGCTCGTCGTCGTGGGTATCCTCGCGGCGACGACGAACAGTTTCGCGGCGATGGGTCTCGACAACTACGGATCGTACAGACTCGCGGGCATCACCGCCGGGTTGGGCGTCCCCGCCGTCTTCGTCGGCGTGTTCGTCGTTCTCCCCGCCACGAGCGACCGCGTGCGGGCGGCGGCGGCCATCGGGTCCAGCATCACGATTCTCGGCGTCGCCATGTTCTGGTACGCCTACCCGCAACACTGGCGCGGACACGGCGAACACCTCACCCTGCCCGTCGTCGCGGTGTACTTCACCGGCCTCATCACGACGTTCTGGTGTCTGTTCTCCGCCGTCGTGAACTTCAAGACGCGCAACGACCCCGGCGGAACCGTCACGATGGAGGTCACGCGCAAGGGCGAGACGAAAATCGTCGAAGTCGAGAAACCCAGCGGTCTCGGCGGCATCGGCGTCTTCGGCGACGACCCGGTCGGTACCGAAGCCGTCAGCGATGGCGGCGCGGCGAGCGACGACATCTCCTCCCCCGTGGACACGGCAGGTCAAGGGACGAGCGGGACCGCCGCGACCGAATCGACCCCGGCGAACCCAACGGACGCCTACTGCGGCAACTGCGCCCACTTCGATTACGTCCGCACCGACTCCGGCATGACGCCCTACTGCGGCCTGCACGACCGGCGGATGACCGACATGGACGCGTGCGAGCGGTGGGAATCGAATCGGTAG
- a CDS encoding DUF5789 family protein encodes MADDTEDEGPAVELGEREPVDGAPLARVTSRLFWPVQKSEVERKEGGETIRTPDGPQELADVLEAVDETYFQSEQEFTNAVEDAIGTGPIPTADDS; translated from the coding sequence ATGGCTGACGATACCGAAGACGAAGGGCCCGCTGTCGAACTCGGCGAGCGCGAGCCCGTCGATGGCGCACCGCTCGCACGAGTCACCTCGCGGTTGTTCTGGCCCGTCCAGAAGAGCGAAGTCGAACGAAAGGAGGGAGGCGAGACGATTCGGACCCCGGACGGCCCGCAGGAACTCGCCGACGTGCTGGAAGCGGTCGACGAAACGTACTTCCAGAGCGAACAGGAGTTCACCAACGCCGTCGAGGACGCCATCGGAACCGGACCGATTCCCACCGCCGACGATTCGTGA
- a CDS encoding CPBP family glutamic-type intramembrane protease → MNFSRTVGDRTFGLTWVRLSLLVGALIAVAWSYWPSTGGSLNLRVFRDVTLYIAIPGALAVTHGRRIGYRVNRKAIRNTLVLLAFVVPIYVVGSSLPTIRTYYPMWETNAALGSFLPHAVKQFIVVLAAETYYRGFLCVGVRKIGFKSVFVSPIIYAFHHLGKPPVEVILSGPTDVLFGAVDYNCDSVLPSVVAHGIGLMLLDWLVLHEPLIPQDTVLNWLSWLPVHL, encoded by the coding sequence GTGAACTTCTCCCGGACCGTCGGGGACCGGACGTTCGGCCTGACGTGGGTACGGTTGTCGCTCCTCGTCGGGGCGCTCATCGCGGTCGCGTGGTCGTACTGGCCGAGCACCGGCGGGAGTCTGAACCTCCGCGTTTTCCGCGACGTGACGCTGTATATCGCCATTCCCGGCGCGCTCGCGGTGACGCACGGTCGCCGCATCGGCTATCGGGTGAACCGAAAAGCGATTCGCAACACGCTCGTTCTCTTGGCGTTCGTCGTTCCGATATACGTCGTCGGGTCGTCGCTCCCGACGATTCGGACCTACTACCCGATGTGGGAGACGAACGCCGCGCTCGGGAGCTTTCTCCCGCACGCGGTGAAGCAGTTCATCGTCGTTCTCGCCGCCGAAACGTACTATCGCGGCTTTCTCTGCGTCGGCGTTCGGAAGATCGGTTTCAAGAGCGTCTTCGTGAGTCCGATAATCTACGCGTTTCACCACTTGGGTAAGCCGCCGGTCGAGGTCATCCTCTCGGGACCGACGGACGTGCTGTTCGGCGCGGTGGATTACAACTGCGATTCGGTGTTGCCGTCCGTCGTCGCCCACGGTATCGGCCTGATGCTCCTCGACTGGTTGGTGCTCCACGAACCGCTCATCCCACAGGATACCGTGTTGAACTGGCTGTCGTGGCTTCCGGTGCATCTGTGA
- a CDS encoding DMT family transporter translates to MSGMVGMVERMEDEVSPMTALAVAIVAVSTSAILIELSNAPSIVKALYRSLFTTLLLAPFAVTRYRDDLRTFSRRDLLIAVVTGCALAGHFIAWFESLDWTTVAASVTLVQSQPLFVAFGAWALLDERVTRKTMVGILVALLGMVAMSFGDFLSPATVAGQRPLYGNALAVIGAIAAAGYVLAGRSLRQRVSLIPYVTVVYGVSTVVLFGAALTSGAQVSLAAYRPTEWVLFLGMAVGPGIFGHTVINWALKYVESSVVSVTLLGEPVGSTVLALVILGQVPGVATMVGGAVVLGGIYVASTGRESQ, encoded by the coding sequence ATGTCCGGCATGGTCGGAATGGTCGAGCGGATGGAAGATGAAGTGTCTCCGATGACGGCGCTCGCCGTCGCCATCGTCGCGGTGAGCACGAGCGCCATCCTCATCGAACTCAGCAACGCGCCGAGCATCGTCAAGGCGCTGTACCGGTCGCTGTTCACGACGCTGTTGCTCGCGCCGTTCGCGGTCACGCGCTATCGGGACGACCTCCGGACGTTCTCGCGTCGGGATTTGCTCATCGCGGTCGTCACCGGGTGTGCCCTCGCCGGACACTTCATCGCGTGGTTCGAGAGTTTGGACTGGACCACGGTCGCCGCGTCCGTGACGCTCGTTCAGTCACAACCGCTCTTCGTGGCATTCGGCGCGTGGGCGCTGTTGGACGAGCGCGTCACTCGAAAAACGATGGTCGGCATCCTCGTCGCCCTGCTCGGGATGGTGGCGATGTCGTTCGGCGACTTCCTCTCTCCCGCGACGGTCGCGGGACAGCGCCCGCTCTACGGCAATGCGCTCGCGGTCATCGGGGCGATTGCGGCGGCGGGCTACGTCCTCGCCGGGCGCTCGCTCCGCCAACGGGTGTCCCTGATTCCCTACGTGACCGTGGTGTACGGCGTCTCCACGGTCGTACTGTTCGGTGCCGCGCTGACGAGCGGTGCGCAGGTTTCCCTCGCCGCGTACCGACCGACGGAGTGGGTGCTGTTTTTGGGTATGGCCGTCGGTCCCGGCATCTTCGGTCACACCGTCATCAACTGGGCGCTGAAATACGTCGAATCGAGCGTCGTGAGCGTCACGCTCCTCGGCGAACCCGTCGGTAGCACGGTGCTCGCGTTGGTTATCCTCGGACAGGTACCGGGCGTCGCAACGATGGTCGGCGGCGCCGTCGTCCTCGGCGGCATCTACGTCGCCTCGACCGGACGGGAAAGCCAGTAG
- the queC gene encoding 7-cyano-7-deazaguanine synthase QueC, protein MIRNDTSDETSENETTASETTANETTDTGRPEKRAVILASGGMDSATAAYEARERGYEPFFLHTSYGQRTESKEFDCAKRQADELNAGFLHVETSHLAKIGGSSLTDDEMTVEDADLESDEVPDTYVPFRNANLLSMAVSCAEANDCDAVFIGAHSEDFSGYPDCRPQFFEAFQAVVDTGTKDDTSIELVAPFVEFSKTDIAERGVELDVPYELTWSCYRAEEPACGTCDSCALRLQAFQNVGEHDPIEYEERPSY, encoded by the coding sequence ATGATACGAAACGACACAAGCGACGAGACGAGCGAAAACGAGACGACTGCCAGCGAGACGACCGCCAACGAGACGACTGATACCGGCCGACCCGAAAAGCGCGCGGTCATCCTCGCTTCCGGCGGGATGGACAGCGCCACGGCCGCCTACGAAGCACGCGAACGGGGCTACGAACCGTTCTTCCTGCACACGTCCTACGGCCAGCGAACCGAGAGCAAGGAGTTCGACTGTGCGAAACGACAGGCCGACGAACTCAACGCCGGATTCCTCCACGTCGAGACGAGTCACCTCGCCAAAATAGGCGGGTCGAGTCTCACCGACGACGAGATGACCGTGGAGGACGCCGACTTGGAGAGCGACGAGGTGCCCGACACCTACGTCCCGTTCCGGAACGCGAACCTGCTTTCGATGGCCGTCTCCTGTGCGGAAGCGAACGATTGTGACGCCGTGTTCATCGGCGCACACAGCGAGGATTTTTCGGGGTATCCGGACTGCCGCCCGCAGTTCTTCGAGGCGTTTCAGGCCGTCGTCGACACCGGAACGAAGGACGACACGTCCATCGAACTCGTTGCGCCGTTCGTCGAGTTCAGCAAGACCGATATCGCGGAACGCGGGGTCGAACTCGACGTGCCGTACGAACTGACGTGGAGTTGCTACCGCGCGGAAGAACCCGCCTGTGGCACCTGTGATTCCTGTGCGCTCCGCCTGCAAGCCTTCCAGAACGTCGGCGAGCACGACCCCATCGAGTACGAAGAGCGGCCAAGCTACTGA
- a CDS encoding 7-carboxy-7-deazaguanine synthase QueE yields the protein MPVNATEPSDGKRADVEHEGADSDEPSLPINELFYSLQGEGTLAGVPSVFVRTSGCNLRCWFCDSYHTSWEPTHARMTVDEIVAEVESYDANHIVLTGGEPLVHEESVTLLDRLSERGYHTTVETNGTIFRDAPIDLASVSPKLASSTPTPETDPKGDGEWEDRHEERRIDVETLAALVDAYDTQMKFVVTDDGDLEEIEELVSDVRATADEPLSDTDVLLMPEGATREQLDETRERVAQLAMEYGYRYTPRLHVDLWNDAPGT from the coding sequence ATGCCGGTGAACGCGACCGAACCGAGTGACGGGAAACGCGCCGACGTCGAGCACGAGGGGGCGGACTCGGACGAACCGTCGTTGCCCATCAACGAGTTGTTCTACTCCCTGCAGGGGGAGGGGACGCTCGCGGGCGTTCCGAGCGTGTTCGTGCGGACGAGCGGCTGTAACCTCCGCTGTTGGTTCTGCGATTCGTATCACACCTCGTGGGAACCGACGCACGCCCGGATGACGGTGGACGAAATCGTCGCGGAGGTCGAATCCTACGACGCGAACCACATCGTCCTCACGGGCGGCGAACCGCTGGTACACGAGGAGTCCGTCACCCTGCTCGACCGCCTTTCGGAGCGGGGCTATCACACGACGGTCGAGACGAACGGGACGATATTCCGCGACGCGCCCATCGACTTGGCGAGCGTCAGCCCGAAACTGGCCTCCTCGACGCCGACGCCCGAAACCGACCCGAAAGGCGACGGCGAGTGGGAGGACCGGCACGAGGAGCGGCGAATCGACGTGGAGACGCTCGCGGCGCTGGTGGACGCCTACGACACCCAGATGAAGTTCGTCGTCACCGACGACGGCGACCTCGAAGAAATCGAGGAACTGGTTTCGGACGTTCGCGCGACCGCCGACGAACCGCTCTCCGATACCGACGTGCTCCTGATGCCGGAAGGAGCGACCCGCGAGCAACTCGACGAAACCCGCGAGCGAGTCGCACAACTGGCGATGGAGTACGGCTATCGCTACACGCCGCGACTGCACGTTGACCTGTGGAACGACGCACCGGGTACTTGA
- a CDS encoding 6-pyruvoyl trahydropterin synthase family protein has translation MPTSLLESSHERTLHIGRDRPIRISAGHRLLHHDGKCSRPHGHNYEIEVTVTGELTEEGWVVDKGDITAILSEWDHMFLLEKGDPLVDAFEESGDGSAVVLFEDPPTAEVMSLELERRFREELPENVSEVAVEVSETAELCGAPV, from the coding sequence ATGCCTACATCTTTACTCGAATCATCTCACGAACGAACGCTTCACATCGGGCGCGACCGCCCGATTCGCATCAGCGCGGGTCATCGATTGTTGCACCACGACGGGAAATGCAGCCGACCGCACGGCCACAACTACGAAATCGAGGTGACCGTCACCGGTGAACTCACCGAAGAGGGGTGGGTCGTGGACAAGGGAGATATTACTGCGATACTCTCCGAGTGGGACCACATGTTCCTGCTGGAGAAGGGCGACCCGCTCGTGGACGCCTTCGAGGAGAGCGGCGACGGGTCGGCGGTCGTCCTCTTCGAGGACCCGCCAACGGCGGAGGTGATGAGCCTCGAACTCGAACGCCGGTTCCGCGAGGAACTGCCGGAGAACGTCTCCGAGGTGGCGGTCGAGGTGAGCGAGACGGCTGAACTCTGTGGTGCCCCCGTCTGA
- a CDS encoding TRADD-N-associated membrane domain-containing protein — translation MGSTVENLQNFADLEDHTKLRYLIMGSGVMVIFVGIVLFVLIDDPLIALLAIAAGILDITVVSKFIAKQSKRANEDA, via the coding sequence ATGGGAAGTACTGTCGAAAACCTGCAAAATTTTGCCGACCTCGAAGATCACACCAAACTTCGGTATCTGATAATGGGAAGCGGGGTTATGGTGATTTTCGTCGGAATCGTACTGTTCGTGCTGATAGATGACCCCCTCATTGCACTGCTTGCCATCGCCGCTGGCATCCTCGACATTACCGTCGTCTCGAAATTCATCGCCAAACAGAGCAAGCGGGCCAACGAGGACGCCTGA
- a CDS encoding DUF7343 domain-containing protein produces MRRLLAVGLITVLLIASFPTFGTAQSNAPTPQKITTSQEFDDVEFHILVHSDSTAIWTFRYEKTLETQQERKQFEEFAQNFNTSDTELYKNFRENAVELTSTANNRTKRKMTAGNFSKRAFINQAGLTGDTTRGVVEMSFRWSGFAYGSGNTTVFGDVFQGGLYLGDNQKLVVYPADGMSFKSAQPAKGRSIAGDTLAESDSVSWTGPREFNDQRPMVKFSSPPQSSSSTSTTSTTGGANVPPGSGGERSGSNSPMMFFIAALVVLIGLAAVFAWRQGSLGSLSSGRSTPSGGGGGGGAGGSAATESTTGSAEPAVSDEELLTDEARVKKLLRENGGRMKQVNIVDETGWSKSKVSMLLSEMEEDGEISKLRVGRENIISLDGHEPDAAGSPLDR; encoded by the coding sequence ATGAGACGGCTCCTGGCTGTCGGCCTCATCACGGTGCTGCTCATCGCGTCGTTTCCCACGTTCGGGACGGCCCAGAGCAACGCCCCGACTCCGCAGAAGATCACTACCTCCCAGGAGTTCGATGACGTCGAATTTCACATTCTCGTCCACAGTGACAGCACTGCGATATGGACATTCCGCTACGAAAAAACGTTAGAAACGCAACAGGAACGCAAGCAGTTCGAGGAGTTCGCACAGAACTTCAACACCTCCGACACGGAACTGTATAAGAATTTCAGGGAGAACGCGGTCGAACTGACCTCGACGGCGAACAACCGAACGAAACGGAAGATGACCGCTGGTAACTTCTCCAAGCGGGCCTTCATCAACCAAGCGGGACTGACCGGAGACACGACCCGCGGCGTCGTCGAGATGTCGTTCCGATGGTCGGGATTCGCTTACGGCAGCGGAAACACGACCGTCTTCGGTGACGTATTTCAAGGAGGACTCTACCTCGGGGATAATCAGAAACTCGTCGTCTATCCCGCGGACGGTATGTCCTTCAAATCCGCACAACCGGCGAAGGGACGAAGCATAGCGGGCGATACGCTGGCGGAAAGCGATTCCGTCTCGTGGACCGGTCCCCGTGAGTTCAACGACCAGCGTCCGATGGTGAAGTTCTCCTCGCCACCCCAGTCGAGTTCGTCCACGAGCACGACATCGACCACGGGCGGCGCGAACGTGCCACCGGGGAGCGGCGGCGAAAGATCCGGCTCGAACTCGCCGATGATGTTCTTCATCGCGGCGCTCGTCGTCCTCATCGGCTTGGCCGCGGTGTTCGCGTGGCGACAGGGAAGCCTCGGCTCGCTGTCCTCCGGTCGTAGTACCCCGAGCGGTGGAGGCGGAGGCGGGGGCGCCGGTGGGTCCGCCGCAACCGAATCGACCACCGGCTCTGCCGAACCGGCGGTCAGCGACGAGGAACTGCTCACCGACGAGGCACGGGTGAAAAAGCTGCTCCGCGAAAACGGCGGTCGGATGAAGCAGGTTAACATCGTGGACGAAACCGGCTGGTCGAAATCCAAAGTCAGCATGCTGCTCTCCGAGATGGAGGAGGACGGCGAGATAAGCAAACTCCGCGTCGGCCGCGAGAACATCATCAGCCTCGACGGTCACGAACCCGACGCCGCCGGGTCGCCGCTCGACAGATAA